The following proteins come from a genomic window of SAR324 cluster bacterium:
- a CDS encoding flagellin, translating to MSLRINNNVEALNAHRNLAQNDQLLAKSIERLSSGQKINTGADGPASLVISEGLRAQVASLHQATENNESAISIVQTAEGALNEVSRLLVDMRQRTVAAANVGVNDQNMVTASQKEIENALSSIDRISLNTQFGGEKILNGSAEDSTQRNLSFQIGANQGQTASIALPNIITTELAKGA from the coding sequence ATGAGTCTGCGAATCAACAACAACGTTGAAGCCCTGAATGCTCACAGAAATCTGGCTCAAAATGACCAGTTGCTAGCGAAATCGATTGAACGACTGTCGTCCGGACAGAAGATCAATACTGGTGCAGATGGTCCAGCTTCTCTGGTTATTTCTGAAGGCTTGCGAGCACAAGTAGCAAGTTTGCACCAAGCGACCGAAAACAATGAGTCAGCAATTTCAATTGTACAAACGGCTGAAGGTGCACTGAATGAAGTATCCAGACTTCTGGTGGATATGCGACAGCGAACAGTTGCAGCGGCTAATGTTGGAGTGAATGACCAGAATATGGTTACTGCTTCTCAGAAGGAAATTGAGAACGCACTGAGTTCAATAGACAGAATTTCTCTAAACACTCAGTTTGGTGGGGAAAAGATTCTAAACGGAAGTGCAGAAGATTCAACTCAGAGGAATCTGTCTTTCCAAATTGGAGCAAATCAAGGCCAGACAGCAAGCATTGCTTTGCCAAACATAATCACGACAGAATTGGCGAAGGGAGCA